GAGCGCGACCAGCACGGCGGCGAGAGCGCGCTTCAGCCTGACCACGTCCACGGCGTGCGCCAGTCGCCACCCGAGGAGCGCGCCGACGAGTTCGGGGAGCCCCACGAGGAGCGCCAGCGTCGGCGACACCGACCCCTGGGCGAGGTAGCCGGCCGTCGCGCCGCTCGCGATGAAGACGGACTGTACCTGCGCCACGGCGACGGCGGCGAGCATCGGCGTCCCGGCCGCGACGAGCAGCGGGACCGCGAGCACGGGTCCGCCCACGCCGAGCAGGCCGCTGACGACGCCCACGCCGAACCCGATGGCGGTGACGGTGCCGTGGGACGCCGGATCGCCCCCGTCGCCCTCGCGACGGGTGCGCCACCAGACGAGCGCTCCCGACAGGGACACCACCGCGCCGAGGAGGAACCCGAACGCCGCCGTCGGGAGCCGCGCGTTCAGCCACACGCCGACGAGCGCGCCGACGACGCCCGCGACGCTGAGCAGCAGCGCGTCGCGCCGCCCCGCTCGCGCCGACAGTTCTCCGGAGCGAAGGTAGGCGACCGCGCCGAGCAGGCCGGTGGCGACGAACGTCGCGCTCGCGGTCCCGGCGACGGTGGCCGGCGTCGCGGTCGTGAGCGCGAAGAGCGCGGCGGTGACGAGGATGCCTCCCGGACCGATGGCGGTGATGCCGACGCCGCCGATCAGGGCGACGGCGGCGAGCGCGAGCGCGGTGGCCGGATCGATCTCGATCACGGGAGTCGAACCGAGTTCGATCACGGGAATCGAGTCGAGCGCGATCACGGCGGGCACTCAGAAGTTCCCCGAGAGGATCGCGCCGAAGACGTCGCCCGCGGAGGAGGCGGCGAGGAATATCGCGAGCAGGACGAGCGACACGTTGACGGCGTTCAGCGCGAGCCCGTTGTCGTGCTCGCCCATCGTCTCGTCGTCGTTGACCGCCCAGAACAGGAGCAGGGCGGTGATCGGCAGGCCGACGACGCCGTTGTACGCCGGAAAGAGGATGATCATCTCGACGACGCTGAGGCCGAAGACGGCGTGGACGAGCGGCGAGAGGCTCCCGACGGCGACGAGGGCGACGTAGAGGAGCTTGAACCGCCGGTCGTCCGGCGTGACGTCGTGGCCGAGCGCCTGCGGGATCATGTACGCCGGCGTCCACATGATCGGGACGATGCTGTTGAACGCCGCGGCCAGCGCGCCGACGAGGAACAGCACGAGCGCCCAGCCGCCGAGCACCTGCGCGAGCGCCCGACCGGGCGTGATGAACGTCTCCAGGCTGGTGATGCCCATCGGGCGCAGCACCGCCGCCGTGGAGACGATGATCGCCACGGTCGTCAACCCCCCGACGAGGTAGCCGAGACCGAGGTCCCGGCGCATCGTCGGGATCGCTGCGGCGTCGGTCCAGCCCTTCTCCTCGACGAGGATCGACTCGAGAAAGAAGTTCGGCCAGAGGGCCGTCGTCCCGATGATGGCCGCCACGAGTGTGAGCGCCCCCGGGGCCGGGATCGAGGGGACGAGGCCGGCGACCACCGCGGCGGGGGCGGGCGCGCTCGCCCCGGCGACGGCGAGGTAGGCGGCCAGCAGGCCGAACATCGTCACCGTCATGACCCGCTCGATGCGGTCGTAGCTCTGGACCCCCGTGACGATGGCCGCGAGCCCGGTGAGCAGGGCGATCGGTTGCCAGCCGACCGCTCCCCCCGAGAGGACGGCGACGCCCTTCCCGACGGCGGCGGTCAGTTCCAGACACCACGCGACGCAGCCGACCGACAGCAGGAGCGCGACGGCCGTCGCGCCGGCGCGTCCGAGCTTACGCCGGGTGAAGACCATCAGCGACTCGCCGAAGATGCCGAGTCGCGCGCTCATGTCCTGCGCCATGAAGCCGAACAGCACCGCCCCGACGGCCGCCCACAGGAGCGCGTAGCCGTACCGCACCCCGGCGGAACTCGCGATGAACACCGACCCCGAGCCGAAGTAGCTCGCGACCATCACGAACCCGAGCCCGTACTTCTCGAAGAAACGCCGCACCGATGCCTCGATTCCGATACCCGTCGATGATTGTCGTTCGTCCGTAGCCATGTATACGTAGTCTCCGCTCCGCCGGCCGAGAGCGGTCGCTCTCGGCCACTCTCACTTCACTTCGATCGACGAATCGATACGACCGGACTGCCCCTCGCCCTGACGTACTCGATGCCGACAATTATAGGCTACGCTTGCACCTGCTGCTCGCCGGAGATTCGCATCTCCTGAGACGACTCGGCGCGATCGTTCGCTCGCGCCGTCGCTGACCTCTCTCGCGAGCACGGTCACCTCTCGGAGTTTCGACCGTATCGGGTTCGAGGGGGCCGTTCAGTACAGGTGCTCGAGGTCCTCCTCGACGTGGCTGTGCTCGTCGCCGGGGAACGCGCCCGATTCGACCGCCTCGACGTAGTCGCCGAGCGCGCGCGCCATCTCGGCGCGGGCGTCGCCGAACGGTTTCGCGAACGGCGGCGTCCAGTCGGAGAGACCCACCACGTCGTGGAAGACGAGCACCTGCCCGTCGCAGTCCGGGCCAGCACCGATGCCGATGGTGGGAATGTCGAGTTCGTCGGTGACGTGCGCCGCGAGGTTGGCCGGGACGTGCTCGAGCACGAGCGAGAACGCACCCGCCTCCTCGTGTGCGCGCGCGAGGTCGACGATCTCGCGGGCGTCCGCCTCGCTCGTCCCCTGCCTCGCGTACCCGCCGAGTTCGTTCACGCGCTGGGGGGTGAGTCCGAGGTGGGCCATCACCGGGATCCCGAGCTGGACGAGCCGTTCGGTCAACTCGACGGTGTGCGGCCCCGACTCCAGTTTCACGGCGTCGGCGTGCGCCTCCTTGAGCATCCGTCCGGCGTTTCGGACGCTCTCTGACTCCTCTACGCCGAACGAGAGGAACGGCATATCCGCGACGACGAGCGCGTCCTCGACCCCTCGGGCGACGGCCGCCGTGTGGCTCAGCGTCTCCTCGACGGTGACCGGGAGCGTCGAGTCGTGGCCGAGGACGGCGTTCCCCATGCTGTCGCCGACGAGAACCATGTCCACGCCGGCCCCGTCGACGAGCGACGCGCCCGGCGCGTCGTAGGCGGTGAGCATCGTGATCGGTTCGACGCCCGCCTTCGCGCGAACGTCGGTGACGGTGGTCATGGGTGGAACGCCTGCTCGCGCGGAGAAAACGTGTTCGGTGTCGCTCGTCCGGCCCGCGAACGAAGGGATCATACCGCCCCGCTCCCGAGACCCGGACGTGTCGCCGCACGTCGAACGGACGGATCCCGAGGGCATCGACTACGGGTGGGTGATGCAGACGACGTTCGTGGCCACCATCGTCGTCGGCGCGCCCGTGGTGGCCGCCCTCTCGCTGTTCGGACCGCCGCTCGAGACGTGGGGCCAGCGCGCCGAGTTCGCCGTCCGCGTCGGCGCGCTCGTCTGGGTGTGCACCGCCGCGGGCGTCTACCTCTACGCGCGGCGTAACCACGGTCGACGTCAGACGTAGCGGAAGTCGGTCGCCGCCCGCCGCGCGGTGAGTTCGTCCCGCTCGGAATCGCCGACGAAGAGCGTCCGCTCCGGGCGCGCCGAAAGCGCCGTCACGACGGTCAGGAGGGGTTCGGGGTGGGGTTTCTCCGTCGCGACGCTGTCCCGGCCGACCAGGGCGTCCACGTGTTCGGCCAGGCCGTGTGTATCGAGCGCGATACGACAGGCCGCCTCGCAGTTGAGCGAGCAGACGCCGACGGGGACGGACAGCGGCAGGTCGTCCGCGGCGGTGAGGCGGTCAGAGTCGTGTGCGCCCCGGCGCTCGTGCTCGCCGATGGCCGCCTCGACGGGCGCGCGGTGTCCCGTCTCGTCCGCGAGCTCGAGCATCGCCCAGAGGTCGTGCCCGTCGACGGTCACGCCCCGGTCGCCGAGAACCGTCGCGACGTCGCGCCTGACCACCTCCCAGTCGACGGCCAGATCGACGAGCGTCCCGTCGAGGTCGAAGACGATCGCCTCGTAGCTCCCCTCGTCCGTACGGTATCCGGTCACGCGACCGAGTAGGACACGGGAGGAGAAAGGTTACGCGGCCGACGCCGTCGGCCCGCGATCGAGGTCGCGCTCAGTCGAGGAGCCCGCGCGCGATGACCGTCTTCTGGATCTGCGAGGTCCCCTCGTAGATCGTGGTGATCTTCGCGTCGCGGTAGAGCCGCTCGACGCCGAAGTCCGTCGTGTAGCCGTAGCCGCCGTGGATCTGGATCGCCTCGTTCGTCACGTCCATCGCCCCCTCGCTGGCGACGTACTTCGCGACGCTCGCCGCCCGCGCGAAGTCGGCACTCCCCGCGTCCTTCTTTCGCGCCGCCTCGCGCGTGAGCTGTCGGCCCGACTCGACCGTCGCGTGCATGTCCGCGAGCGTGTGCTGGACCGACTGGATCTCGGCGATCGGCTCCCCGAACTGCTCGCGCTCCGTCGCGTAGGCGATCGAGCGGTCGAGCGCGTCCTGCGCGAGGCCGACCGACTGGGCGGCGATGCCGATGCGCCCGCCGGTGAGGATCGAGAGCGCCGCGGACAGGCCCCGTCCCTCCGGCGTGAGCCGGCAGGACTCGGGGATCCGTACGCCGTCGAAGGAGACGCTCGTCGTGTCGCTCGCCCGCAGGCCCAGTTTGTCCTCCCTCGGCCCGACCGTCAGACCGTCGGCGTCGCCCGGGACGACGAACTGCGTTATCTCGTCGGGGGCGGTCTTGGCGAAGACGACGTACACGCCCGCGCGCTCGCCGTTCGTGATCCACTGCTTGTCCCCGTCGATCACGTACTCGTCGCCCTCCCGCTCCGCGGTGGTGGTCATCTCCGCCGGGTTCGAGCCGGCACCGGGTTCCGAGAGGCAGAACGCGCCGACCGGCCGGCCGGAGACCATCTCGGGGAGCCAGCGCTCGCGCTGCTGCTCGTCGCCGAACTCCGCGATGCAGGAGGTCGCGAGGCAGTGGACCGAGAGCGCCGTCGCCACGGCGAGCGTCCCGTAGGCGACCTCCTCGTTGACGATCGCGTAGGTGAGCGCGTCGGCGTCGAAGCCGCCGTACTCCTCGGGGACGGTCAACCCCGTCAGGTCGAGTTCCGCGAGCCCGTCCCACACCTCCTCGGGGAAGCGCTCCTCCCGGTCGCACGCCGCCGCGATCGGCTGTATCTCCTCGACCGCGAACTCGCGGACGACCTCTCGGATGGCCTCCTGCTCGGCCGTGAGTGTCATACCCGACAGTTCGAGGCCGGGGGCAAAAGTCGCGCGGCTCGGTAACCACCACGTTTTGCTGCGCTCGTTCGCGCGCCTGCGGCGCGCTCACTCGCTGGCAAAACCTGGACTAAAACCCTCGTCGCTCCCTACGGTCGCTCCTCGGTCCGCTCGCTCGGCGCTTCGCGCCTCGCTCACGGCTGGCGCGCTGGCGTCGGCGGTGGCGGTCGAATCACTCGGATCAGTCGTCCGGTCCGTAGCTTTATACCGGAGAACGGGACCAGCGTCCGTGTGACGTAACTTCCGTCGCGGGGCGCTCGCGGTTGCGCGACGCCACGCCCCGCGAGCCCCACCGCGGCGTCGCCTGCACGCCCACCTTTTACTGCGGTCGTTCGCGCACCTACGGCGCGCTCTCTCCCTGGCAAAAGCTGGATCAAAACCGCGCCTCACCCCCTCAGTCGCTCCGCTCCTTCGAGGGTTCGGCGCGTCCGCTCGTTCGGCCGTCGGCCCCACTCGCGGGTGCTCGATACCAGACTCCGCGAGCCCCACCGCGGCGTCGCCTGTTCGCCGGGACGCGTCGCTGGTCGCACGAGGACCGATCGCTCGTCGACACCGCGGCCGATCCGAGTGACTACTCCCCGCGCAGGAACGACACGACCTCCTCGCCGTCGGCGTTCAGTCCGCCGCCCTGCGCGACCGTGGGGCTGCCACCCCCGCCGCCGCCGAACTCGTCGGTCACCCCGTCCACCACCGCGCCGGCCGCCGGGTCGCCCGTCGTGGCGACCGCGAGCGACGAGCCGTCGACCAGCGCCACCACGTCCGCGCCGTCGCCCGCGAGCGCCTGCGCGCGGTCCGCGAGGCCGTTCGCGTCCAGCCCCTCGACCTCTCCGACGAGCCAGGTCCGCCCGTCGCGCTCGATCGTCTCCTCGCGCAACTCCGCGATCCGGGCGTCGACGAGCCGTTTGCGGAGGGCTGCCAGTTCCGACCGGAGGTCCTCGCGCTCCTCGCGCAGTCGAGCGACGGCGTTCGGCAGGTCGCCGACGTTCGTCTCCGCCGCTCGCGCCGCGTCGAGAGCGGCGCGCTTCTCCGCGACGCGGCGCTCGATCCCGACGCTCCCGACGGCGAACTCCACCCGGGTGAGGCCCTCACCGGGGTTAGACCGGCCGAGGACCGTCACGGGACCGATCTCCCGCGTGTTCGAGACGTGGGTGCCGCCGCAGGCCGCGGCGTCCCACGGCCCGTCCGCCCCGTCGATCGTGACCACGCGGACGGCGTCGCCCTCGATCCCCTCCTCCGTCTTCGTGTTGAACGCGACCTCGTCGCGCGAGAGGGCCTCCTCGCGGGGGTACTCCTCCCAGGTCACCGACCGGGAGTCCCAGACGACCTCGTTGACGAGCCGCTCCAGTTCGACCAGCGTCGCGTCGTCGATGGCCGTGGGCGTCGAGAAGTCCACCCGGACCTTCTCCTCGGTGATGCCGAAGCCGCCGTAGCCGAGGTCGTCGAGGAGCCGCCGCCCCGCGCCGTAGAGCGCGTGGCTGGCGGTGTGCGCGCGCATGCAGTAGGTCCTGAACGCCCCGTCGACGGCGCACTCGACGGTCGCGCCGGCCTCGATCCCGTCGGCGTCCGCGTCGACGTCGCCGGCGAGCACGTGGACCACCCGCCCGTCGCGCTCCTGAACGTCGTCGACCGGGATCCCCGCGATCGTTCCCCGGTCGGCGGGCTGACCGCCGCCCTCGGCGTAGAAGTAGGACCGGTCGAGGACGATCTCGCGGCCCTCGCGTGACTCGACGGTCGCTTCGAAACGGGTCGTGTAGGGGTCGCGTGCGGCGCGTGAACTCATCACCCTCTCGGCAGTCGCGCTGGCTGAAAAACCCCTCGAAGCCCACGAAGCCCACGAAGCCCACGAAGCCCACGAAGCCCACGAACCGCCGGACGGGACGCCGGTCACTCCTGGGCGAGCTGGACGTTCAGGCGCTCCTCGAGCGCGGCGACGAGCGAACCGCCGATCCCCGCGCTCGTGGCTCGGCCCTGCTCGACGGCGAGGACGTCGGCCTCCCGGACGCCGAGTTCGCCGGCGAGTTCGGCGGCGGTCAGCCCCGCCTCCTCGCGCGCCTCCGCGAGCCTGTCGCCGTATCCCCGGACCAGGTAGGGGAGGGGATCGTCCTCGTAGTCGGTGCCCTGCTCCCAGCGGGTGGAGTCGCCCTTGCGCGCGTCGGCCATCCGGGCGGCGTTGCGGACGGCGCGTCGCTTTCGGTCCCGCTCCCCGGAACGACGGGTGTCGGAGTCGCGATTCCGGCCGCCGCCGGACGAGCGATCGTCGCGCCCGTGGCGGCGACAGTCGGGACAGACCTGGAGGACCGCGCCGGCCACGTTCGCCGATTCGAGCGACGCGCCCTCGGCACCGCAGAGTTCGCACGCGTCGCTCTCGCCGGAGCTGACGCCGCCGGTCGAGTATTTCGCCATGGCCCCAGTAGCGGGTAGTCCGTATTGAAACACCCGCTTGCTGACGTGTCTCACCCGAAGCGGCAAACGGAAGCGCTTTTATTAGACGGCTGATTACGAGAAGACGCGCACGACACAGCGTGCGTGGGTAGCCAAGCCAGGCCAACGGCGCAGCGTTGAGGGCGCTGTCCTGTAGAGGTCCGCCGGTTCAAATCCGGTCCCACGCACTGTTGAGCGAACCACGCTCACCGTGCGAACGGCCGGTTTGAATCAGGAAGCGCTTCGGGTGCTTCCGTGGTTCAAATCCGGTCCCACGCACTGCCCGGTGGCACACCCACCGTACACGTGCGGGTGCTCGCAGACAGCACCCACGCAAATTCCTTCGGAACTGCTCGGCGAGCGGACGCTCCCGTTGGAGGACGACGGGACGATCCGCCCGACGGGACGATCCGCTCCCGGAGAGAGCGTCGAGTGACGTCGCCCCGAGAAGGCGGAACAGTGATGGCCGAGTCGCACTCACCTCCACCCGTGCAGCTCCAGGCCAGAGAGCACGTCCCGGCGCTGACGGGCGTGCTGACGATCGTCTCGCTCGCGCTGGTGTTCGGGGCCGTCCTCGGCTACCTCCCCACGGAGTCGCTCCCGCGTTCCCGAGCCGTCCTCGACCTCATCCCCCACGTCAACGCGGTCATCAGCGTCGCCGCCATCGGGACCATCCTCGCCGGATGGCGCTGGATCCGCGCCGGTCGCGTCGAGCGCCACCGGGTGGCGATGCTCGCGAGCTTCGCGCTGTTCGCGCTCTTCCTCGCGCTGTACCTCTACCGGGTGAGCATCGAGGGACCGACCGACTTCCCCGGGCCCGACGCGATCCACACCTACCTCTACCTCCCGGTGCTCGCGGTGCACGTCACGCTCGCGATCGTCTGTATCCCGCTGCTCTACTACGTGCTCCTGCTGGCGGCGACGCGACCGTGGCGCGAACTGCCCGCGACGAACCACCCCCGCGTCGGGCGGATCGCGGCGACCCTGTGGCTCGTCTCGTTCGCGCTCGGCGTCGTCGTCTACCTCCTCCTGTACGTGGTCTACTGACCGTCGAGCGCGAGAACGAGAACGTTTTTGCGTCGCCTGCGCGACGGTCGACCATGGCGGACACAGACTGGCCCTACGACCCGGACTCCGACGAGGGGAGCGAGGGGATGCGCAAGTACGGGCAGGCGATCCTCGCGAAGAAGGTGGACGAAGAGGAGGACTTCCCGCTGCGCGCCAGCGACTTCCTCGAGGAACACGCCGGTGACCCCATCCGCGTCAACTATCGGGAGGTCGTAAGCGTCGCCGACATCTTCGAGCACCTGGACGAAGCGGAGTTCGAGACGATCCGGGACTTCCACGAGGCGACGGGTCGGGCGATGCGCGAGGCGGGCTACTGGAACTTCTACCCCGACGGCGAGGACCCCGTCTGAGCGGACTTTCTTCGGACGAGAGACGAGCGGAAGTATATGCCGGCGGCCGTCGTCACTGATCGACATGTACGCCGGACAGGGGAGGACATCGAGGGGACGGGGGGTGGCCGTCGAACGCGCGCGCAGTCCCCCCCGAGGATGAGCCGGTCGCTGTACTTCACCGGACCGACGGAGGTCGCGGTGCGCGAGCGCGACCGACCGACGCCCGGTCCGGACGAACTCCTCGTGGAGAGCGATCTCACGGCGATAAGTACGGGGACCGAGTTGCTCGTCTATCGCGGCGAGATCGAGCGTGCGATCGCCGCCGACGACACGATCGAAGCGCTGTCGGGGACGTTCGAGTACCCGTTCCGGTACGGCTACGCCGCCGTCGGGCGCGTCGTCGAGACGGGCGACGCGGTCGACGGATGGGAGGGCGAGCGCGTCTTCGCGTTCAACCCCCACGAGAGTCACTTCCTCACGACGCCGGAGTCGGTGGTTCGCGTTCCCGACGGCGTCGGCACCGAGCGCGCCGTCTTCCTCGCGAACGCCGAGGCCGCCGTCAACTTCGTGATGGACGGCCGGCCGATGGTGGGCGAACGGGTCTGCGTCTTCGGACAGGGGGTCGTCGGCCTCCTGACCGCCGGCCTGCTGGCCGCGTTCCCCCTCGCCGAACTCGTCACGGTCGAACCGTCCGCCCGGCGGCGCGACCTCTCCCGGTCCGTGGGAGCGACGCGGGCGATCGACCCCGATACCGGCGTCTCCGTTCGCGGGGCACTCGCCGATGGGGAGTGCGACGGTGCCGACCTAACCTACGAACTCTCGGGCAACCCCGACGCGCTCGGCGCGGCGATCGACGCGACGGGCTACGCCGGACGCGTCGTCATCGGATCGTGGTACGGCACGAAGCCCGTCGAACTCACGCTCGACGGACGCTTCCACCGGAGCCACGTCCGCCTCCGGTCGAGTCAGGTAAGCCGCGTCGACCCCGAACACGCCGGGCGGTGGGACAAGGAACGCCGACTCGACGTGGCGTGGGACCGACTCGACGCCCTCCGACCGGAGCGGTTCATCACCCACCGCCTCCCCGTCGAACGGGCTGACGAGGCGTACCGACTGCTCGACGACGAACCGGAGACGGCCGTACAGACCGTCCTCACGTATTGAACCGTCGGACGAACCGGTCTCGGAGCGACAATGGACGGAACGCCGGGGAGCGGGCGCGGACACCGGAGCGCGAGCGGCGAAACCGCCGCCTCACGCGTCCTCCTCGAGCGTTTCGGCGTATGGACCGGTTGCGGATCGAAACATTGTTATGCTATGGCACCCCTCACCCGGTATGTCGTCCAGCGCACGGGAGGGGACGGACCGGACGGCCCTGCGGCTAGCGGAGTTGAACGGCGTTCGTCGCGTGGTGTCGACGATCGGCTACGCCCACATCGTAGTCTACGAACGACCGGGGGGCGAGCGGACGCTCCCGCCGGCACAGCGCGTGGCGCTCCGGGAGGCGCTCGCCGGGACGCCCTACGACATCGACTCGTATCACGTCGCCGAGGGGGAGCACCTCCCGGCGTCGGTCGCGTCGTACTGCGCCGACGACGAACTGGCCGTCGCCATCCGGGTGCGTCCCTCGGCGTGACCGCGAGGAGTCGACCCGAACGTCTATCCGTCCGCCGGCGTAGACGCCGGTGATGCTGACCACGACGCTCACCGACGGGACGCTCTACCGGTTCGACGGCGGCGGGGAGTACGCCGTCTTCGAGGGGTGCGGGTTCTACACCGACGAGGGGTTCGCCCTCGATCGGGGGGAGGTCGTTCAGACGACCGGCAACGGCGTCGAACTCCTGCGCCCGTGGCGGTTCGACCGGTTGCGCGAGCGCCGCGACGAGGGGCGGCGCTCGCACGACCGCCTCGACGGCGTCACCGCGACCGTCTACGAGAGCCACCCGCGGGGGAGCGTGCTCGCCGAGGGCGCGTTCGTCCGGAGTCGCTTCGTCGAGGAGCGCTTCGACGGCGCGGCCACCGCGGCCGTCGCCTCGCCCGCCACCGGCGAACTGTTCGACGTGCAGTACTACGAGGGTGCGAGCGACCTCGCCGCGTTCGACGACAGCCTGCTCGCGCCCCCGCTGCTCGACACCGACGAGAACCCCGCGGGGTTCGTCGCCCGGAACGTCGAGACGGGGCTCGCGGGCTTCCTCCCGGCCGACGAACTCGCCGCCCGCCTCGGGGACGACCTCGTGGGCTGTACGGCCGTCCTCGGGACCGGGCGTCGGCTCTGATCGGGGGCCCCCGGTGAGGGTTCGTACGGCCGCGTAGCGCCACTTCACTTCCCCTCGGCGCTCGCCGTCGAGAGAGCCTCCGCCTCGTCTGTCGCGGTGATGGTCGAGCCGATGAGACGACCGGCACCGCGTCTGAGTCGGCGAGAGATCGCCCGCTGCGAGACGTCGAACTGCCGGGCGAGTTCGGTCTGCGTGACGCCCCTCGGTTCGTCGTAGTAACCCTGATCGTAGGCGGTGCGGAGCGTCCGGCGCTGTCGGTCCGTGAGACCGTACTGCGTTCGCTCGAGCCGGTCGCGCTGCGTATACACGCGATCCAGGTCGAGGGCCAGCCCCCGATCGGTACAGAACTCGACTAGCTCCCGGACCCGAGATCGATCGGGGAAGCGAATGACGAACTGCCAGCCGTCCACGGTCCCGCTGGCGCTCAGAAGGGTCGCGTCCGCCTTCGACAGCGCGTAGACGATCCCGCGGGAGGCCGGGTTCCAGGTCGCCCGGTAGAGCCGGCCCGACGCGACGCGCGCGGTCTCGGTCAGCGATCGAATCGCGGGACTGCGGCGGACGACGGCGGCGAATTCGTCGAAATTACCGCTGTCCCACGCCCAGAAGAAGGGGATCGGTCCATCGTCCGTCGGCACGACCTGTTCGAAGTCGACGCGGACGTCCGGTTCGGCCGCAATCGCCTCCCCGAGCGGGAAGTCGTCCAGCGGCAGATGGAACTCTCCGATCGACACCATATCCCGAATTGGGGGCGAACGGGTAAGTCCTCATTGGCCCTTCGAGGAGAGTTCACGCATCGGTACGCGTCACGCGGTCGAACTGCGGAACATTCGATCCCAGAACCCGCACCGGCAGCGCGGTCGGTGGGGGTAGTACTCGGTCGTTCGGATGGACGAGTGGTCCGTCTCGGCGTAGTGGTCGACCATGGCATTCGTCATCTCCGATCGGGAACACTCCTCTCCGGTCTGTTCTGTCCAGGCGCAGTCCGCGCAGTAGGCTATGACCACGTCGAGTAGTTGGGCGCGGAAGCGCTTGAGGGGACGGCGTCTATGTATACCCGCCGAGATCCGACTCGGGCGACTCGACCGGGACCGACGCCCCTCGGACCGCGACTCCTGTTGGACGTCCAACTTTATCCGTCGTACCCGCGTAGGTGTGAGAGGACAGAGTCGGTCGTCCCATCGAGCGATCCGTCGATCGGTCGGACGCCGCGTCACCGAGCGTCACACGATCCACAGGCCATGTACACTGTCACCGTCACCCGAGACTTCGTCGCACAGCACTTCCTCACGGTGCCGAACCCCGGACCTGAGGGGGATCGCCACTCGCATCACTTCGAGGCGGAACTCACCCTGACGGGGCCGGAACTCGACCGCTACCAGTATCTCACCGACATCGACGCCGTGAACGCGGTGCTCGACGAGGTGGAGGCGCGCTACGCCGACGAGACGCTCAACGACCTGCCCGAGTTCGAGGGGTACAACCCGAGCGTCGAGCGGTTCGCCCGGGTCGTCTGGGAGCGGGCCGC
The Halomarina pelagica DNA segment above includes these coding regions:
- a CDS encoding DUF5822 domain-containing protein; translation: MQTTFVATIVVGAPVVAALSLFGPPLETWGQRAEFAVRVGALVWVCTAAGVYLYARRNHGRRQT
- a CDS encoding DUF420 domain-containing protein, which encodes MQLQAREHVPALTGVLTIVSLALVFGAVLGYLPTESLPRSRAVLDLIPHVNAVISVAAIGTILAGWRWIRAGRVERHRVAMLASFALFALFLALYLYRVSIEGPTDFPGPDAIHTYLYLPVLAVHVTLAIVCIPLLYYVLLLAATRPWRELPATNHPRVGRIAATLWLVSFALGVVVYLLLYVVY
- a CDS encoding NRAMP family divalent metal transporter codes for the protein MATDERQSSTGIGIEASVRRFFEKYGLGFVMVASYFGSGSVFIASSAGVRYGYALLWAAVGAVLFGFMAQDMSARLGIFGESLMVFTRRKLGRAGATAVALLLSVGCVAWCLELTAAVGKGVAVLSGGAVGWQPIALLTGLAAIVTGVQSYDRIERVMTVTMFGLLAAYLAVAGASAPAPAAVVAGLVPSIPAPGALTLVAAIIGTTALWPNFFLESILVEEKGWTDAAAIPTMRRDLGLGYLVGGLTTVAIIVSTAAVLRPMGITSLETFITPGRALAQVLGGWALVLFLVGALAAAFNSIVPIMWTPAYMIPQALGHDVTPDDRRFKLLYVALVAVGSLSPLVHAVFGLSVVEMIILFPAYNGVVGLPITALLLFWAVNDDETMGEHDNGLALNAVNVSLVLLAIFLAASSAGDVFGAILSGNF
- a CDS encoding DUF5785 family protein translates to MADTDWPYDPDSDEGSEGMRKYGQAILAKKVDEEEDFPLRASDFLEEHAGDPIRVNYREVVSVADIFEHLDEAEFETIRDFHEATGRAMREAGYWNFYPDGEDPV
- a CDS encoding helix-turn-helix domain-containing protein, whose product is MAKYSTGGVSSGESDACELCGAEGASLESANVAGAVLQVCPDCRRHGRDDRSSGGGRNRDSDTRRSGERDRKRRAVRNAARMADARKGDSTRWEQGTDYEDDPLPYLVRGYGDRLAEAREEAGLTAAELAGELGVREADVLAVEQGRATSAGIGGSLVAALEERLNVQLAQE
- the panB gene encoding 3-methyl-2-oxobutanoate hydroxymethyltransferase, which gives rise to MTTVTDVRAKAGVEPITMLTAYDAPGASLVDGAGVDMVLVGDSMGNAVLGHDSTLPVTVEETLSHTAAVARGVEDALVVADMPFLSFGVEESESVRNAGRMLKEAHADAVKLESGPHTVELTERLVQLGIPVMAHLGLTPQRVNELGGYARQGTSEADAREIVDLARAHEEAGAFSLVLEHVPANLAAHVTDELDIPTIGIGAGPDCDGQVLVFHDVVGLSDWTPPFAKPFGDARAEMARALGDYVEAVESGAFPGDEHSHVEEDLEHLY
- a CDS encoding alanyl-tRNA editing protein, giving the protein MSSRAARDPYTTRFEATVESREGREIVLDRSYFYAEGGGQPADRGTIAGIPVDDVQERDGRVVHVLAGDVDADADGIEAGATVECAVDGAFRTYCMRAHTASHALYGAGRRLLDDLGYGGFGITEEKVRVDFSTPTAIDDATLVELERLVNEVVWDSRSVTWEEYPREEALSRDEVAFNTKTEEGIEGDAVRVVTIDGADGPWDAAACGGTHVSNTREIGPVTVLGRSNPGEGLTRVEFAVGSVGIERRVAEKRAALDAARAAETNVGDLPNAVARLREEREDLRSELAALRKRLVDARIAELREETIERDGRTWLVGEVEGLDANGLADRAQALAGDGADVVALVDGSSLAVATTGDPAAGAVVDGVTDEFGGGGGGSPTVAQGGGLNADGEEVVSFLRGE
- a CDS encoding acyl-CoA dehydrogenase family protein; the protein is MTLTAEQEAIREVVREFAVEEIQPIAAACDREERFPEEVWDGLAELDLTGLTVPEEYGGFDADALTYAIVNEEVAYGTLAVATALSVHCLATSCIAEFGDEQQRERWLPEMVSGRPVGAFCLSEPGAGSNPAEMTTTAEREGDEYVIDGDKQWITNGERAGVYVVFAKTAPDEITQFVVPGDADGLTVGPREDKLGLRASDTTSVSFDGVRIPESCRLTPEGRGLSAALSILTGGRIGIAAQSVGLAQDALDRSIAYATEREQFGEPIAEIQSVQHTLADMHATVESGRQLTREAARKKDAGSADFARAASVAKYVASEGAMDVTNEAIQIHGGYGYTTDFGVERLYRDAKITTIYEGTSQIQKTVIARGLLD
- a CDS encoding sulfite exporter TauE/SafE family protein, coding for MPAVIALDSIPVIELGSTPVIEIDPATALALAAVALIGGVGITAIGPGGILVTAALFALTTATPATVAGTASATFVATGLLGAVAYLRSGELSARAGRRDALLLSVAGVVGALVGVWLNARLPTAAFGFLLGAVVSLSGALVWWRTRREGDGGDPASHGTVTAIGFGVGVVSGLLGVGGPVLAVPLLVAAGTPMLAAVAVAQVQSVFIASGATAGYLAQGSVSPTLALLVGLPELVGALLGWRLAHAVDVVRLKRALAAVLVALGPYLAVV
- a CDS encoding HAD family hydrolase, which translates into the protein MTGYRTDEGSYEAIVFDLDGTLVDLAVDWEVVRRDVATVLGDRGVTVDGHDLWAMLELADETGHRAPVEAAIGEHERRGAHDSDRLTAADDLPLSVPVGVCSLNCEAACRIALDTHGLAEHVDALVGRDSVATEKPHPEPLLTVVTALSARPERTLFVGDSERDELTARRAATDFRYV